ATGGTGACTGAATTTAGAGGattttgtgaatgtttgcaGGTAGAGAGGATGCAGTTGTTAGCAGGGGGAAGAAGGTTGGGAGTTTTGTCGATGGAGTTAGACAACATGGTAagctttttgtttgtttgtttttgcttcttcATTAGACTGAATGAGTGAATAGAATCTGTTTATAAAATTCATACATCTGTGATACGAAGATAGTCTCATATCGGTGATCTCGAGTATATGACTGAGAACAGCCTCTATATTGAAGTGATGCATTTTCAGGATAGCATTattgtaacagcttaagcccaccactagcaaatattgttaaaacgcgtctttgagctttccctttcgagctttccctcgaggtttttacaacgcgtctgctagggagaggtttctacacccttataaagaatgtttcgttttcctcctcaaccgatgcgagatctcacaattataCAATAGGTAAAGTCTAAAGTGGACGATCTGATATTGTTATGGTTATAATGGAGAAGCTTGTTGTCATAACAGTAATCATTCATAGCAACAAATCTTCTTATACGAGCATAATTATGAAGTGATCCAAGCATGTAAAAGAACACTGAATTTGAATGCATTTTTTGATCTTTCGTAGACGGGCAACTCTTATTATCCTTCATTTAACTACACGTAGGATAAAGGGTTTGGATCTCAGACCTTTTGACCGAGAGCATAGGCAGATTACGAACGATAAATCTATAAGGCCTATAACTTAGACATTTCGACGTCTCATTAAACAGTTCACAGTTCAAATATGATTGCTCGAGATGAACTTATGTCTGTATGGTTTGGTTTGTGCAGCTGCAGTGAGATTAGGACAAAAGATCAGAGAAACAGTGAAGGGAAAGTTGAGTTTAGGAGCAAAGATTCTTCAAGTTGGTGGATTGAGGAAAGGAAAGCAGCTATTTAGTTTAaaagaaggagagaagctATTGAAGGTTTGTCAATGCCATTTGTCAACCACAGCAGGACCTCTTTCAGGTCTTCTCTTCATATCAACGCACAAACTTGCCTTTTGCAGTGACAAATCCCTCAAACTCTCTTCCCCAACTGGAGAGCTCCTAAAATTTCATTACAAGGtcacctctctctctctcttaaacACAAAACTAAGCTAAAGAATGTTATGATTCCAAAGATTTTTCTCTACTTTTGCCGAATTCGAACGTTTTTTGTCCCTCGTTAAGATTTCGCTCAGCCTCTATCGTGTTTTCTGAACTCTTTGTGATACAAATTCAGGTGGTGATTCCAGTGGGAAGAATAGAGAGAGTGAATCAAAGTAAGAATGTGATGAAGCCTTCACAGAAGTACTTAGAGATTGTAACAGTGGATAATTTCGATTTCTGGTTCATGGGGTTTCAGAATTTCCAAAAAACATTCAGATTTCTTCAACAGGAGTGGAAGATTAACTGCTAGTTATAAGTTTGGTACTTGGGGGAAATGTGTTAAGTAGaagtgttttcttttcttttgtttttcttgtgcttcatatttaatttaattattggagaTAAGGAAGACtagatagatagataagaTCCAATTTGTACAAATTCAACTAGTGTCAATATAAGTTGATATGTTATATATAGGTTCGGTGTTCGCTTCCAAATTAACTCTACTTCGTTGTTATGTAAAGTTTTACACTTAACTTCGTCCTATCTTGTTCATCTTATACACACTCATGTTCTTGTTCTAGCACACACCAGCATAAGTCAAGAATGATCAACACCACAAAAATACAATTGAACAGTGATCTATATTGAAAACTAATGAATTGTTGGCTTTTTGCATGCTCTCACATGTATACAAGAACGAACAATGTtgtataaaaagaagaaaagaatcgGGTAAAATGGTGAGCGACCAACTCAAATTTGAGCTAACGGGACTCTCTACAACAAGTAAGCACACAGTCTGCTAAAAACTGACTAAGCTGAGAAGTGTATAGTTTTGGGTCATTCCTAAAATGATCTACATGAGGGGTGGACACAAAATTGCAAGCTCTAACCTCTCGTCCTGCTTGTCGTTGCTCTTTGATGAATGATTCCACAGAATCGGCTGGGATAACGCGATCTGCTGAGCTGTAGATATACAGTTGAGGGCAGCTTGGTTGTGACGATGATAACGTGTCCAACACGTCAGATAGCCTCCTAGTAGAAAAACAGGACAACTTTTGTCTTTTAGATTTCTTGATCTGGTTGGTTAATGAAGTACAAAAAATCTAAACatatttgtaaaaagaaacgaaactATCATGCTtattgtaaccgcccaagcccaccgcttatcgatattgttgtttttaggcttttccctccaggttttaaaacgggtctaatatggagaggtttccgcacccttataagaaatgtcattcccctctccaaccgatgtgggatctcacaatccactccctttcggggcccagcgtcctcactggccctcgttcccctctccaatcaatgtggatcATTTTCTTGCATTTGTTTAGTATATAT
This genomic window from Cucurbita pepo subsp. pepo cultivar mu-cu-16 chromosome LG01, ASM280686v2, whole genome shotgun sequence contains:
- the LOC111810160 gene encoding GEM-like protein 4, which encodes MEALMKQDVVGIPFGMAAFRPAEKSLKRLFPAPVGNQSPDGEPRAKQCREDAVVSRGKKVGSFVDGVRQHAAVRLGQKIRETVKGKLSLGAKILQVGGLRKGKQLFSLKEGEKLLKVCQCHLSTTAGPLSGLLFISTHKLAFCSDKSLKLSSPTGELLKFHYKVVIPVGRIERVNQSKNVMKPSQKYLEIVTVDNFDFWFMGFQNFQKTFRFLQQEWKINC